The segment TTCGATGAACTCCCCCCGTCTATCCTGTCTTGCTCCTTCCAGCCACAGTGAAAAAATCGAAACCGGCAAATCAAACCATTTTATTAAACTCCTTACGCAATCGCTTGATAATTCGTTTTTCCAAACGGGAAATATAGGATTGAGATATCCCGAGTAAATCAGCAACATCCTTCTGGGTTTTCTCCTCACCACCGTTTAAACCAAATCTCAGTTCCATAATTCTCCTTTCTCGATCGGACAATTTCATCAAGGCTGCCTTCAAAATTTTGCGATCTACCTGTTCTTCAATATTCCGACATATAATATCATTCTCCGTTCCCATTACATCAGACAGAAGTAATTCATTTCCGTCCCAATCCATATTCAGAGGTTCATCAAAGGAAACCTCCGAGCGAATTTTGTTGGTGCGACGTAAAAACATAAGAATTTCATTCTCAATGCAACGGGAAGCATAGGTCGCCAACTTAATTTTTTTGGAGGGGTCAAATGTATTGACTGCCTTAATCAAACCGATGGTACCAATGGAGACCAGATCTTCAATATTGATTCCCGTATTTTCAAACTTTCGTGCAATATAAACAACCAAACGCAGGTTACGCTCTATCAACATAGCCCGTACTGCTGCATCTCCTCCGGGCAGTCGGTCCAAAAGGTGCGCTTCCTCTTCTCGGCTCAAGGGTGGCGGCAACGCTTCACTCCCACCAATATAATATATTTCTTCTCCTTTTAAGCCGATTTGCATAAGAATACGATACCAAAGCAATTGAATCGCCAGTTTCCATTTGACAACCATGTTCGATCTTCTCCCCTTTCTTTTATCGCATACGACTTTTTAGTTCATCCGGCAACTGGTAAACAAGCAGGATGAAGAATCGCGTGATACGTTCCATCTGATGACAACTGCCCTTGATCCAGACCGATCAGCACCTGCTCGGTCTGATACCATTTATTTTTTTGCCATACATCTACCCGATCCGGTTTAATCGCCAATAGTATTCCCCCCTTACTGGCCGCTCCCCGAAATGGAACCAGTCGAATCCGAAGAGCCCACCCCCCTAAATCAGCACTCTTATTTAGCCAATTTTGCGTCTTTACCATCGTGACGATTTCACGGGGTAAAACCTCTTCCATCTCCCTCAGCTCCACCATCATGACAGGGGTTCGGGTTATCGGGTCCCGCAGTTGATTCCCTGTGTCGATTAACCCTGTGCATTCTAATCGGCTCTCTTCCAATTGAATTCTCACTTTTGTCAGGTACCGGTTTACCCCCTGCCTCTCTTCAAGGGTTTGGAGTCCGGCTCTGGCATACAACCACACCATGGGAAAAGCAAGCAAGATAAAAATCCAGGAAACGGATATACCCCATCCGGAAGAATCCGTCGCAATCACGCCTCCTGTTAATTCCGGATTTCCTGACAAAAAATAGTGAAGAGCAAACATACCGCCACCGGTTATAAAAGAGATCAAATAGAAAACTCCCAGGTTGCGAAGAAAAGAAACAGGTCCCTTAAAGCCCATCGCCACCCAAACCATCACCAGGGAGAATATAAGTTTCCCCAAGAGGGTGGTTAAGGGAAGTAAGGATTGGAAGAGGTGTGCTAAGGCAAAACAGGCTCCCAGAAAGGCAGCTGATAGAATGCGCCAGAATGAAGTGCGCTGTCGTCGGATCACCGTGGTTAACCACAATAGCAAAAAATCAATACACAAATTAAGAAGAAATACCGCATCGGCATAGACAACCATTTTATGGTTCCTTTCCCTGATCTAAGTGACATCAGTATATCTTAATCCTATTTCAATGTCTGTCTAAACTTGCTGATCAGAGGAGACTTTTTTTGTCGAAAATGTGGTTGTCTCTGTCGAGTATTTTCAAGTAATGCCAGGATCCATTTTCAAGGCAGGAAATGCCAGATAGACTCACAAAAAATCACTCCCTGATAGGAGTGGAGTGTTGGATATTAAAAAGCACTCCTGCAAGGGAGTGCTCCAACTGAATCGATTATTTCTTTCTGCGATGGCGCAAAAAAGTAGGGATATCCAGATTATCCTCCGTGTGAATCGGCTTCAAATCCAGTACATTTCCGTGGGTGGGTGATGTATCTGATTTATTTCGTTCATTCCCCAGGGAAAACTGCGGTTTTCCCTTAGCCTGTTCCGTTTCTTTGTGATCAAAGCCGGTAGCAATCACCGTCACCATGATTTCCTCTTTGAGATCCTCATTAATAACCGCTCCAAAGATCATGTTGACTTCCGGGTCGGAAGCAGAAGCAACAATATCCGCTGCCTCATTCACTTCATAAAGACTCAGATTGCTGCCACCTGTGATATTCATCAGCACACCCCGTGCTCCATCAATGGATGTTTCCAACAAAGGACTGCAGATGGCCTTTTTGGCCGCTTCCGTTGCCCTGGATTCACCAGTGGCCATCCCGATTCCCATCAATGCCGATCCCCGCTCTGTCATAATCGTTTTCACATCGGCAAAATCCAGGTTGATCAGACCCGGGACTGCTATCAAGTCGGAAATTCCCTGAACCCCTTGGCGAAGAACATTGTCAGCTTGCAGAAATGCTTCCAACATCGGTGTGTTTTTATCTACAATTTCCAGAAGTCGATCGTTGGGAATCACGATCAGAGTATCCACTTTGTCCTTTAAGGAAGCGATACCATCATCCGCCTGTGTGGAACGCTTTCGGCCTTCAAAGGTAAAAGGGCGTGTCACCACCCCAACTGTCAGTGCCCCCACATCCCGGGCCACTTCAGCAATTTCCGGAGCGGCTCCGGTACCCGTACCTCCTCCCATACCGGCTGTTACAAAGACCATATCGGCTCCCTTTAAGACATTTTCGATACTTTCCCGGCTCTCTTCAGCCGCTTTTTTACCCACTGCCGGGTTCGCACCTGCACCTAATCCCCGTGTTAATTTTTCACCGATCTGGAGTTTGACCGGTGCATGGGAACGGTTAAGAGCCTGGGCATCCGTGTTCACGGCAATGAACTCGACTCCCTGAACACCGCTTTCGATCATGCGATTGACGGCATTACTGCCGCCTCCTCCCACGCCGATGACCTTGATTTGAGCGATTTGTTCTACTTCCATATCAAACTCCAACATCGATTGTCCCTCCAATATCAATCAGTCTCTCATGTCAAATAAATTCACTGAACCAACTTTTAACACGTTCCAGCGTGGAAGGACCCCGCTTCTTTTTTTGCGAAGACTGGCTTTGGGAATTCTCTTTCACCATTCGTAACATCCACCGCTTTTGAATATAGTGAATCATACCCACACCGCTGGTGAAAGAGGGATCCTGTACACCGATATACTTCGGCGAAACGATACGGACAGCAGAGCCCAGTTGATCCTGAGCAACACCAAGGATATGCGGAATCGACGTCACGCCGCCGGTCAGTACATAACCCCCTGCCGGTTCGGCTGGGAATCCAAGAGAAACAACCTGTTCCCGAATCAAGTGGAACATTTCTTCGACTCGTGGTTCAATGATCATCGCCAGCTCTTCCTGGTTGACTTCCTGTTCCTTGTTGCTACCGATAGTGGGAACCTGAAACACGATGTCATTGGAAGCCTCTTTAACCATGGCCACCCCGTACTTGCGTTTCAGTTTTTCTGCTGTTTCCGTTTGGGCCCTCAAGCCGATGGCAATATCATTGGTAATATAATCCCCACCGATGGGCAAAACGGATGTAGCGGCTAAATGCCCTTGTTGGAACATGGCCAGGGAAGTCGCTCCCCCGCCAATATCCGCCATTACGACACCCATATTTTTTTCGTCCATGGACAGGCAAAGTTCACTTGCGGCAATGGGCAACAGAATGATCCCGGCCACGGATAGGGAAGCTTTCTCCACACAACGCAACATGTTGTGGATAATGGTTTTGGACCCGGTGACGATGATCGCATCCACTTCCAGACGGACACCGATCATCCCATAGGGATCCTGAATATCACTCAGCCCGTCAACAACGAACTGTTTGGGTACGACTTCGATAATCGCCCGTTCCGGTGGCAACGCAACAACTCTGGCCGCTTGCATGACTCGCTCAATATCCTGGGTGCCGATCTCTCTGTTTTCACTGGACACCGCCACTACGCCGTGACTGGATTGCAACGAAACATGATTACCGGAAACGCCTACATACACCTTGGTTATGTCGAAGCCAACCATCCGTTCAGCGTGGTCCACAGCTTCACGAATCGATTGGATGGCTTGGTCGATATCAATGATAGCCCCTTTCTTTGTCCCCTTGGCGACCGCTGAGCCGACGCCGACAATCTGAGTACTTTCTTCAGTCACCTCGGCGACGATCACACGGACCTTGGATGTTCCGATATCTAGGCTGACGATAAACTCTCCACTGCTCAAATCCTGGGCACCTCCTTGCCCGAGAATCATGTACCTGTGGTGGAAAAAGTGTTTCTCTGTATAGGGGAGAAGCGAAAGAGGAGTTTTCGCTTACCACAAATATTCAACATCAGGAGAGTTTTCCCCTTTTTCCCACTCAACTTTTTGTCCTAAAAAAGATAACTCAACTTCCCTCTGTTTTTTCCCCCTTGGGTACAAACCACGTGCTTTCCAGCAAATTGAGCGTACCTGAAGGATGATTACGAAATGCACCATACAGCTTGATTTTTTTTCCAAAATCCATTGCTCGAATCCGGATAATATGGCCATGCCGGGTGTATACTTTGACCAGATCAGGATATGTATCGCTTCCACCGGGGCGAATTTCGGATATGTCGTCTAAAATTCTCTTGGGGGTATGCATGAGCCCCTCTGCCAACTCATTCCATATCCTCAACTTAGACCAGCCTCTGAACAATGGCCTGTCCACAGAACCCTTCCAAGGTCGATCCTTCAAGACAGAACCGTCTTGCAACACGGGATACAGATTGGACCCGTGATCCAAGTAACCAACTCGCCTTACTTCCCGTATTCGAACATGTACCCGCCCCGGAAACGTTTTGGTTATGGTCACTCCTTGCACTTCAGGTATCTGCTGTATTCTTTGTTCTGTTTCTGCTACATTGAATCGAAAATAAGAGCTCCCTTCTTTCAAACGGGATATCTTCAAGAGCTCCTGGTCAGAGATCAATTGATTTCCCGCCCATTTGATCTCATTGATCTTCCCCAAAGGTGATTTCAGAAATAACACCGATAAAACGCCGAAAAAGAAGACTAGGATCAACATGATCGCCCTACGTGAGGAGGGTCTCTTGGAGCGGGCAGGTGGACGGTACGGCGGCACCCGCTGTTCCATCGTTGGGGACATCTCCTTCCGGTACCCATGATATTCAGTGGAATCTGTATCTATGTTACCACAAAAGCAACAGGTACCTCATAGCAGTCACAATAAATTTGGCAGAAATATCAAATCCATTTTCCTTATCCTTGGATTTCAAAAGATATACCATCGACTTCCTACTATTTGGTCCATGGTGGAAAGGGTCTGGTCAGTAATGCCCCTCACTTCCTGAAGACAAAAAAACAGTAACACCTTGGTATTGTTGAGATTCCTCTTACGGGATGTCACAGGCTTTCTTGGGGCTATCCTTTGCCTTGACTTATATCTCAACAATACCTTGATGTCACTGAACGTCAACCTGAAGCCACCCTACTCGAGCAACGTTGAATTTGCCCTCCCAATTGAAGCAGAGTGGTATCCAAACCTTCATAACCCCGATCGATGTGGGATAACCCTTTGACAAGGGTCGTTCCACTGGCTGCCAATCCCGCCACAACCAGTGCAGCTCCGGCTCGTAAGTCCGTAGCTTCCACCGTATGACCCATCAATTGGGGTACACCCCGAATCTCAACACGGTTCTCTACCGTGCTCAAATCTGCTCCCATTCGAATCAACTCCTGGACGTGTTTAAAACGTCCTTCGAAAACAGACTCAAAGATGCTGTTTTCTCCCTTGGCCAGGGAGAGTAATGCCATCATCTGTGGCTGCATATCTGTAGGAAAACCGGGGTAAGGTTTTGTTACAACATTGCCTACTGCCTGGAGTTGAGAAGGTCCTCGCACCCACAAAGCATCCCCTTCTGAGCGAAGTTCCGCCCCTGTCTTTTCAATCAAAGATAGAGTTGATTCCATGTGTTCTTTGACCACATGGGTCAAAAGAACTTCGCCTCCGGTCATGGCAGTGGCCACAACCAGGGTTCCTGCCGCAATCCGATCGGGTATTACCTCATAAGAAACAGGTTGGAGTTGTTTGACACCCCGAATGCGGATAATTCGGCTTCCCGCCCCCTGCACATCCGCCCCCATTCGATTCAAAAACCGCTGTAAATCCACAATTTCCGGTTCTCGGGCGGCGTTTCGGATTACTGTGGTTCCTTCTGCCCGGACAGCTGCCATCATAATATTTTCTGTCGCCCCGACACTGGGCAATTCCAGAAAAATATCAGCTCCTGTCAACTTCCGGGCAAAACAGTGTATCACACCGTCTTTTTCTTCCACTGTCGCCCCTAAAGAGGCCAGACCCTTCAGATGGAGGTCAATGGGCCGGGCACCGATGTCACACCCTCCCGGCCGGGTGAGACTCACCTCTTGTAATCGGGACAAAAGAGGGCCCATCAAAAAAATGGAGGAGCGCATCTGTCTCATCAAAACTTCCGGAATGCAAGAACTTTTAAGGGTGGTGGTCTCCAATCCGACCGTATTTCCATCCTTTTTGACCTTGACACCCAAAGCCTTTAAAATTTCGCCCATAACAAAGATATCTGACAGGCGAGGGACATCCCGAATTTCATGAACGCCCCCTGCTAAAAGAGCGGCGGCCAGGATGGGGAGAGCTGAGTTCTTGGCACCCTGCACTCGGACTGTCCCATACAGAGGCTTTCCGCCTTTGATGACAAACTGCTCCAATGTTCCACCTCCGTTTACCCTTCGCCCACCACCTGTACCTCCGGTTGTAAAGTAATACCGTATTTTTCATCAATCGTCCGGATAATGTGGTGAATGAGGGTAAGAACATCGTTTGCCGTGGCATCGCCCCTATTGATAATAAAGTTGGCATGTTGGGTGGATACCTCAGCACCGCCGATTCGGAAACCCTTTAAGCCGGCGGATTCGATTAAATGTCCGGAATGGTTTCCGGAGGGATTGCGAAACACACTGCCGGCACAAGGGTGTTGCAAGGGTTGGGTTTCCATCCGCCGTTGTTTGTAACGGAGCATGGCTTCCGATACCTGTTTGGCATCCCCTTTCTTCAGTTGGAAAGTGGCTTCCGTCACCACTCCCCGCAACTGCGATTGCAGGATGGACGTCCGGTAACTGAACTGAAGTTCTTCATTGGTCAGCCGAAGCCACTTTCCATCTTCCGACAACACTTCTGCTGATTCCAGCACCTCACAGGTTTCCGATCCATGGGCACCGGCATTCATAAACACCGCTCCGCCTACTGTTCCAGGAATACCGCCGGCAAACTCCAAACCAGCCAATCCTTGCCGTGACACAATAACCGACAAGCGAACAAAGGAATAACCGCCTCCGACAATGACACGGTCACCTTTTACTTGCATATGATCCAGTCCGGAACCGATTTTGATCACAGCACCCCGGACACCACCGTCACGGACTAACAAATTGGATCCACGGCCAATAATGCGCCAAGGTATTTCATATTGACGAATAACCGCCATCGTCCGTTCCAACTCTTCTTTACTATGTGGGTAAATCAGGATGTCCGCTGGTCCCCCGACCTTCCACGTGGTGTGTTTGGACAGAGACTCATCCATCCGCACATCCTCTACACGGGCTTTTTTCAGCTCACGCGCGATCTCTTTCATAGCGGAAGCCTCCTTTCCCAAACACAACACGTCACCTGATCCGGATACGATCTTTGATAGTCTATGCTTTCACCGGATTTATGTGACGAATGCCTAACTGCCTTCCTTGGTTTAATATGATGTTGACTGCGACAACTTGAGCAATTCATCGACGATCACCTCCGCGGCATCGGGCCGACCCAGCCGTTTTGCCGCCTCACTCATGTTTTGATGGGTATCTTTGTTTTCTATGATCTCGGAAATAGCCGACCATAAGCTTTCTCCAGTCAAGTCCCTCTCCAAAATCATACGAGCCGCCCCTTCCTCTTCCAACCAACGGGCATTCACTTCCTGGTGATTATTGGTTACATAAGGAGAAGGGATCAACAGAGAGGGAAGACCCAAGGCCGTCAACTCTGCCAATGTCGACGCTCCCGCACGACTTACCACCAATGAGGTGGCAGAGAGAACATCCGGCATATTATACAAAAAGGGCACTACTGTCAAGTTTGGGTACTGTTCGCTTTTTAGTTTAGCAGTAACTTCTTCATAGTGCACTTCTCCCGTCACATAAACAAAATGAAGGTGCCGGGAATCCGACAAACGTGGCAAAAGTTGAAATACCGCGTCGTTTAAGGGTTTGGCACCCCGGCTGCCTCCGACAAACAACACGATAGGCTTGTCTGAATCCGCAAGGTTCAGTGACTCTCTGCCAGCTTCGGCATCCGCCTGAACCACTTCGGTTCCTCTCGGGTTGCCGGTATGGATCAAACGCTTTACCTGGGTCAAGTATTTTTCAGACCCTTTCAAACTGATCGCCACGGTATCCACATAACGGGTTAAAAAGCGGGTTGTCAGACCTGGCAACACATCCGGCTCCAGAATAAAAGTGGGTACTCCCAATTTTGCCGCAGCATACAGAGTTGGCCCACTGACATAGCCGCCGGTTCCCACCACAGCCTCAGGCTGGAATTGACGAATATAGTTTTTACAGTCCCTTACGGCTCCGATAAATTTCCGGATCGTCCGTAAGTTGTCAACGGACAGCTTCCTTTTGAAACCCTGAATCTCTACATCAAAAAAAGTAATGCCCCCTGCTTTGGGAACAATTTTGGACTCCAATCCTGTTTTTGTGCCGATATAGGCAATCTCAGCGTCGGGTATACGGTTGCGGACAGCTTTAGCAATCGATAAGGCCGGATAAATGTGACCACCTGTTCCTCCACCGGAAAGCAATACTTTTTTCATATTAATCACCTGTTCTATATGAAAGTCTCACTTACTTGACATAACGGGACAAGTTTAATAATAATCCCATTGCCGCCAATATCAGAGTCAGGGAAGATCCACCATAACTGAGAAAGGGTAAGGTGATTCCCGTTACCGGAAAAGCACCGGATACGACACCGATATTGATAACAGCCTGGATCGCAATCATCCCTGTCACCCCTGCCGCAATCAAGCTGGTAAAAAGATCAGGGGCGATAATCGCCACTCTCATTCCCCGCCACACCAAAATGGCAAAAAGAATGATGGCGGTTCCGGCTCCAAGAAAGCCCAATTCCTCAGACAAGATGGAAAAAATAAAATCCGTATGGGGTTCCGGCAAATAAAGATGCTTTTGCCGACTCATCCCCAGTCCCAGACCCATTAATCCGCCGGGGCCAATGGCAAACAGTGATTGAATCAACTGGTAACCGGCACCCAAAGGGTCTTGCCAGGGATTAAGAAAAGCAGTAATCCGGGCAATTCGATAGGGAGCCGCCAATACCAGACCTGAAAACCCTGCAACTCCCAACAGCATTAAACCAGTCAAATATTTGATCCGTGCGCCGGCGGCATAAATCAATATGAATGCAGTTCCCATCAAAACGGTTCCGGTTCCCAAATCCGGTTGCAACATAATCAAAGCAAAGGCAAAACCGGCTATACCCAAAGGGACTAACATGCCTTTGGTCAAGGTGTGTACCTGTGCCTGGTTTATACTCAGGTAACGAGACAAAAAGAGAATAACACCCAGTTTTGTAAATTCAGAGGGCTGAATACCGAAAGCCCCGATTCCCAGCCAGCTTCGAGCTCCGTTTCGCAAAACCCCGATTCCGGGAATCAGAACCAGCACCAGCAAACCAAAACAAATCCACAGACCCGGCTTCGCCCATTTATAAAAAAGAGCGGGATCCAGTCTGGAAATCATCATCATCAAAAAAACACCCAAGGCAGCAAACATCATCTGCCGCTTTGCAAAGAAAAAGCTGTCGCCGAATTTATTGAGCGCATAGGCTGCACTGGCACTGTACACCATAATTACTCCGATAGTGAGCAATAAGAGGATGGCTGTAACAATGATCCAATCCGGCGATTTTTCCGGCTTTGTCATGGGTGTTTCACCTCTTAAAAAAAGATTGAGGCAAGCCCTCTTTACAGACTATGCACAGCCTGTTTAAAAATGCTTCCCCGCTCTTCAAAAGAGGTATAGCGATCCCAACTGGCACAAGCCGGTGACAGAAGAACAACATCCCCGGTTTCAGCTATCCGGCGTGCTGCCTGTACAGCTCTTGTAACTTCCTCTTCCTTGATACAATGCTTGACCCCAGCCTCTTTGGCCCGATTTAACAATGTGTCTGCTGCTTGTCCATAGGCAACAATCCCTTTCAGCCGTGTGGAAAATGCAGGAACCAACTCCTTGAAGTCTGCTCCCCGATCCAGGCCCCCGGCAATCAGCACCACCGGTTCATCGAAGGATTCCAATGCCGACAAAGCTGCTTTGGCATTGGTTGCCTTGGAATCATTGTAGTAACGAACACCATCCACACTTTGCACATATTCCAGGCGGTGTTCCACACCGGTAAAGGTTTGAAGTTCTTCACGAATCGCAGCCAGGGGGCAACCCGCAGCCAGAGCAATCGCAGTAGCAGCCAGGGCATTCTCCACATGAACTCCCGGTAACGAAATACTGGACGTAGCAAGGATACGCTCTTCCTGTGACTCCGGCAACCGGGCCACCACCCAGCCGTCCCGGATAAAGACACCTTGCTCCAATGATTCCTGACGACTAAACCAGAGTATAGTCCCCCTGACATGTTCCGATACTTCTCGGCAAACAGGGGAATCCCAGTTTAACACCGCTACATCTGACCGAGTCTGGTTCCGAAATAAATTTACCTTGGAGTGGATGTAGTCCTCCATACTCCCGTGAAAGTCCAAATGAGCCGGAACTACATTCAGCAACGCTCCAATCCGGGTACGAAACTGCTTAACTCCCTTTAGTTGAAAGCTGCTCAGCTCTGCAATCAACCAATCATCCGGGGACAGGTTCTGAACCACTTCCGTCAGGGCCGTTCCGATGTTTCCCGCAACCTTGGAAGGAACACTTCCATTTTTCAATATGTTGCCAACCAATGAAGTAGTCGTGGTTTTTCCATTGGAACCCGTAATCCCAATGATGGGAGAAGAAGTGACCTGATAGGCCACTTCCACTTCTGTTACAACGGGTATCCCCAGTCGGACTGCCTCCTGTACAGGAGGGACATGGTAGGGGATTCCTGGATTTTTAACAACGAGATCCACTCCATTAACAACCAAATCATCAGGATGTCCACCACAAATCACCTTGATACCGCAACTTTCCAGGAGAGCTGCTTCTGGTGATTCGGTCCGTGGCTTCTGATCATTTACTGTCACATCCGCCCCCAGCCGGTGAAGCAGTTTGGAAACTGCAACACCGCTTCGGGCCAGGCCAAGCACAACGACGGAGCGTCCGGACCAATCCTCCAACATCAACGAAGGAACACCTCCAGATAAATCGCCAAACCGGCAAAGATGAAGCCGACTGTCCAAAATACCGAAACTACTTTCCATTCCGACCAACCCACTAATTCAAAATGGTGGTGAATCGGACTCATCCTGAATATTCGTTTTCCCCTCAGTTTAAAAGAGGTCACCTGGAGCATAACGGACAGGGTTTCAATTACAAATACCATCCCGATAATGGCCAGCAACAACTCCGTCTTGGTAATAACCGCAAGCGCCGCCAATCCGCCACCTAATGCCAAGGAGCCGGTATCACCCATAAACACCTTGGCGGGATGGGCATTAAATACGAGAAAACCGAGGAGAGCCCCCACTACGGAAGCTGAAAAAATAACCACCATATAATTGCTTTGAACCATCCCGATGATGGCATAGGCACCATAGGCAATCGCCGCAGTTCCTGCCACCAATCCATCCAATCCGTCAGTCAGATTAACCGCATTGGAGGCGGCAATCATCAAAAACACCAGCAGGGGCAAGTACATCCAGTTCAATGTAAATTCAATCTCTGTCCCAGGAATGCCAATCGTGGAAATGGATTCATAAACACCCCGAATCACCCGAACTTCCCACAGAACCCAGA is part of the Kroppenstedtia pulmonis genome and harbors:
- the murD gene encoding UDP-N-acetylmuramoyl-L-alanine--D-glutamate ligase, which gives rise to MEDWSGRSVVVLGLARSGVAVSKLLHRLGADVTVNDQKPRTESPEAALLESCGIKVICGGHPDDLVVNGVDLVVKNPGIPYHVPPVQEAVRLGIPVVTEVEVAYQVTSSPIIGITGSNGKTTTTSLVGNILKNGSVPSKVAGNIGTALTEVVQNLSPDDWLIAELSSFQLKGVKQFRTRIGALLNVVPAHLDFHGSMEDYIHSKVNLFRNQTRSDVAVLNWDSPVCREVSEHVRGTILWFSRQESLEQGVFIRDGWVVARLPESQEERILATSSISLPGVHVENALAATAIALAAGCPLAAIREELQTFTGVEHRLEYVQSVDGVRYYNDSKATNAKAALSALESFDEPVVLIAGGLDRGADFKELVPAFSTRLKGIVAYGQAADTLLNRAKEAGVKHCIKEEEVTRAVQAARRIAETGDVVLLSPACASWDRYTSFEERGSIFKQAVHSL
- the mraY gene encoding phospho-N-acetylmuramoyl-pentapeptide-transferase, translating into MDMRIILVPLAVAFGLGVLLGPFVIPILRRLKFGQAIREEGPKAHQKKAGTPTMGGTIFLTVVVLTAIPLSNVLPFGTQKSQLVDLFFLVFATLGYGMIGFLDDYIKVVMKRNLGLTSRQKLLGQLFIGLVLFWVLWEVRVIRGVYESISTIGIPGTEIEFTLNWMYLPLLVFLMIAASNAVNLTDGLDGLVAGTAAIAYGAYAIIGMVQSNYMVVIFSASVVGALLGFLVFNAHPAKVFMGDTGSLALGGGLAALAVITKTELLLAIIGMVFVIETLSVMLQVTSFKLRGKRIFRMSPIHHHFELVGWSEWKVVSVFWTVGFIFAGLAIYLEVFLR